CTTAAGGTCTtctgttagaatttagggtgaTCCAGCTTACGAAGGGGAAAACCAGCCAGTAGTCTGGGTAGAAATGAATTCTTTTCTCCAGATTACTGGAGGCTACTGAGTCTCATGATTGTgtcacattctcagcaggaggagctgaagattGTTTGCCTACCTCTTCATTAATATGTCCACTCCCTCATcgattgttaaccaatcagagttgatttccagtCTTAGTACACTCcctttttcaaagattttttaacCATTCAATGTTCTCCAGGGGGCATCTTTGGCTTTCCAGAGTGCCGTTGACctcattttgttaattatttgctAACCACAATTAAAAAATTGATTATTGGTTACCCAGAAGTTAtgtctctcagacttttcattcatcacaaGAGGAAcatttgtatacatttgtatgaGGAGAAATGTACCAAGTTGGAAACAAAACAGCCTAGTATGGTAGAGttatttggagttagaagacctgaattcaaaccctgatTCTGCTCCTTACTAGTTGTTGaaccttgagaaaatcactttgctTCTATGGAACTCATTTATCAAAGGAAGGGTTAAGACTTCTTCACTTTCAAAGCCTGGAAATCTATGATCTGCTCCAAAAGAATAGGTGGTTCTTGGTCATACCTATGCCTCTACTGTGTGTCTGGAGTATAAAGAGGTAAAGTCAATACCAAAGataaatttaattcagcaaatatttattaagcatctattccATGGAAGTCACTCTTCTAGGGAGgaaagtacaaagacaaaaaataagacagttcctgccctcaagaagccgtCTATTGAGGAGAAATAGTACATATACAAAAGAGTAAATaaaaaggtaatttgaggagggagagatcacaaAAGAcaggagaagataaaggaagtaGGTGGCACCCAAGAATGACCCTGAAGGAAAATAAGGACTCTGACGGGTAGAGAGTACATTCTGCTGTGGCAGATTGCTTGTATGAACATACAATaagcaagagatggaatgtcaagtcCAGGTAATAGCTAGTAGTCCAGTTGGCTGaaacatgaaagaaagaaaaaaaataactaggaTAGAATTAGATTGTTGAGGGCTTTAAATATCAAGttaagaaattttcattttatcctagaggctgTAAGAAGCTGCTGTGTGAACAGTAGAGTTGCATGGTCAGGCCTATTCCTTAGGAATATTATAATGGCAGGTAAATGGAAgatggagtggagaggagaaagactggAAGAAGGGTGAGCAATTACAAGGGTATTCCAGTGGTCTATGAGAGAGGAGATGAAAGCCTACCTAAATCAAGGTGATGGCTATATAAATagacagaaggaaacagaagTGAGAGATGTGATGAAGTAGAATCAAGAACACTTGCAAACTGATGGTGAGGAGTGAGGGAAAGAGTCAAGGATTATTGTAGCAATATAAACCTGGGTGATTAGGAGGATGGTGTTATTAAGACAAAAAGGGAAAGTTGAATGAGGgcagggaagatgatgagttccatttggacatattgaatttgaggtaGAGATAGCCTAGCTAGAAATATCCAGCCGGCAAAGTTATTATAGTATGCAGTACTGTAGTCTAAGCGAAAGATTAGGGCTGAGTATATCATTTTGGGAGTCACTGGTATACAGAACATTTGAACCCATAGGATCTAATGAAATCAccatgagagaagggagggaattgcACCACAATTGCAGGGTAGGAAGTGGATGATGATTCAGAAAGAGACTAAGATGGAGAGATCAGCAGGTATGAGGAGAACAAGGGAAGAACAGTGGCAAGAAAACCTAGAGAAGGAGATTATTGAGGAGAAGGAGTtggtcaacagtatcaaaagCTAAAGAAAGTTCAAGACCATAAAGATAGAAATCAGATTCCAAGAAAATAAGAAGCAAGTAAGGGATGAGCAAGTAGGGACAATGAATATTGATAACTTCTATTAGTACTCTTTttaggagtgagagagagagagagagagagagagagaaacgtaGCTTGAGAAGATGATAGAGTCAATTAAGATTTTAAGGATTAGGAGATACCTGGATGTGTTCGTAGACATCAAGAAAAGAACCAGTAGttagagaaagatgagaaaagaaaaagaaaaggaatgatcaTTACCtggaagagatggggagggatGGAACAAAAAGCACCAGTAAAAGAATTAGCTTTTACAAGGAGAAGGGATGCCCCTTTTTCAGTAACTGGAACAAAAAAGATGAGTGATAATATAGAACTTTGAGTGGGAAGTAATGGAGATGAGAATGCTCATGAaagatggcctcaattttctctttgtaATGAAATGTGAATAGTAGGCTTCCTGCTACATTCTGGCTAGAACATGGCATGGAATAGTGAATGTGCACCCTGGTCACTTCCAGAGAAACATGCGGCTCGACACTGAAGGGCTTGTCATTTTGGGACGACGAAGCAAAACTTGAGTTGTTCCTTGATCTTTACACCTCATGACAGCTGAAGGAGGGAAGGTGTGTCAAGATTCTGTTAGGGAGGATTGGCTTTAGGTCAGGAGTGACCCACTCACTTGACCTTAAAGGGActatttctgttctctctctctccctctccctctccctccctcttttgtcctctctctctctcattctctctcttcttatctaTTGATCATATCAGGACCCATAGAGCCTCTTTCTGTGGGAGCTGAAAGAGGTTTCCCTTCCTTCACCTTTGAAACATGGTGACTGGTGGGAATACATGTAGGATGGTATAAGTTCTGTGTTGGTGCagttctgttttgtttatttcttgagTATAGGTATCTTAGAGATAATCCCAGGATGGACATTTCCTGCCTTGGAGGCAGCCTTGTAAGTTCAAGAGGTTAGGAGCTCCTGGGTCCTCAGTCAAAGGTGGCTCAATCAAAGGAGGAATCAGAAGCAACCTCACCAAtacttcttgaagaggaccagcaGCAGGAAGATGGGTCCAATCCATTTGGTGTGCCAGAAGATATGTACTTGAAATTTGTTTGGACAGTACAAAGCTGAGGTGAAGGGGAAATGTTGATTCAACAATCCCACAAAATGCTTCATGTTTTGATGTTTTAAGCACTAACCTCAATGAGAGACTAACAGTAGTTATGAGTTATTTTTGCTGCTTGTTTAATCTTGTCAATGTGTGCCTATTTCTTGTATTAAGAATTTCTTttgtgtggaggaaataaatagcagtCCTGTacctgatttacattgtatattgAGGACCTTTCTAGTCTTCCCTTTTGGGTCTGACATGAGGAAAACCTAGGCTTTAAGTGATTCTTCCTGGGACTCTAGAGTGGGTCAAGAGACGATCTCTGACTCTGTTGGTCAGGCTCTTCCAGGACTGAATCCCACCTGAGTGCATGGATCCAGAGCTGAGAAGGGGCCCTTtggtagaaagggaaagaagaggaatccCAGCCCCATTAGGGCTGGGCGGGGGAGGTGGGGTGTTACTGTTACATCAGTAAAGGAGATAAGATTGCCTGCTATGAGTGAATGACGAAAGAGGTCACActgcaaactgaaaaaaaagaggaaaagacttaGAATGACTAATGTGTGAAGTGTgttaaagaagaataaaatagggaataataataaggaatagggaagaataaaaggattgccatgCAGTAGTGGGAGCCCTGCTAAGATGAGAGGGCATAAATTTGTGATGGACCAAGTTGGCTTTCTTCCAACAGCTTTCAGCAACTTAGGAGCTGGATCACAGAAAAATTCAGTGGTAGCAGTAGTGGTGATCCAGAGTTCAGGATCAGAAGGACatgagcaaacagcaaaaagTCAAGAGGGCAATAGGTTCAAGGGTGGAAGATAATGCATATCCACTGGATCTAGGAGCTCCCAAACTTCTCTGGGTTACATATAGGGTCAAGGCTGTGAAAGGACAAAAACCGAGCCCCAGTCGGGGAACGAATTGGAGGGAAAGATGCAAATGAAGATTCAGGTAAGGACAAGGAATAGGTTTAGAagtaagacagagaaagaaggatagaATATTGTTTTCAGAGAGGGGTATTTCATACTTCAAGATCATAGAAGTAGAATCATTCTGGGGTGATGCTGGAAGCTAAGGTATGAGATTGCCTCCTGTGTGTGGATGAAGTGGATTGAAGATGTAGGTGATGGGAGTCAGGAAGTTTGAAGAATTTGGAGGCCCCAGATATGAAGGCAGGGtaggaatgaagaggaaaattTGAAGGCAGATATTCCAGTCCTTGAGGGAGTAATGAGAGAGTATTAACGAGTAATAAGGATCTCAACAAAGTGGTATCGATCAATGGGATGAGCCTCAAAGGAGGAGCTGTTCCTGAATGACAACAGAGAGAAATCTAGAAGTGACAGTGAGGACCAAGGACATAAGTCCCCCAGTGACATAAGAGAAGGAACAATTAGcaatgggagggggaagagtggAGTAAGGAGGTTATCGGGGATATAGTGTCTTCCAAATAGAGCCAAGTTTCCCTTAGCTATAGCAGATAGAGTATGAGGAGAAAGATTTAGGATAAAGAAGAGTTTGTTAATGATACAGTGAGGGGAGCAGGGGAgcctgggaaggggggaggggtggggcactGCTGTGTACAGGAATGAGATCATGAACAGAGAAGCAAAGCAAGGGGTTTTCACTTCAGCATCAGAGGGAGTAGGGGAGCAGCAGATAGGAGTTTGCTAGGACAGGGGAAGTACCAGCTGATTGTGGTCTCCAACCTTCTGGGTCCCGTGATGAGTCAGCATTGGGGCCAAATATAGGAGTGTTGACTGGCTCAATCCAGCCTCCCAAAGTTTTGACCTTTTATGGCTACTTCTGTCTTCAACACTGCTCTGCACTGAGGTGCCAAGATACTGGGCCAGGTACAGCTTTCAGGTCTGTCTTGACTCACACACATCTGTCATATATGCGTTGAGCTCAGGTACCCTGAGCTGAAGAGAATCAGTGAGGCCAGGCGGCAGTCAGTGGAGACTTGGGGGGTCGAGAAATATCAGCATCATGAGGAGccagagcagaagcaggagctgctgggaTGGGGAGAAGGGCTCCATCCTCATTCCTGGTGCTGCCAAGAGAAAGAAGGACCAGAGACacagggaagaaagaagacagagagggaagatgagagaagatacagaaacacaaagagaaagacagagaaagaagcacaaagagaaaaggaggcaggcaGGGACAGAAAGAGAGCCCATTACATAGAGGcatagagaagaagaggaacatAAGGGAAGACAGAGTAATGCagaagaagatacaaaaagagggagagacagagaagaaaacagagatcAGGGCAGAGAgtgaaacagaagaaagaaaaagagagacatggagagaatGAGAGATCAAGTGAGACAGAGGCAGGAATGGGACATACAGAGTTAGGTGGAAAGAAAGACAGGGATAAAAACATACcaacaaaaagagagacagaaagagaaacagagagaaaagatggaGCAAGACataaagagggagagattgacaaaatgagacagaggcagagatggagggagggagtgaaggagggagacagaaaaaagagagagagagagagagagagagagagagagagagagagagatggagagagacagagataaagaagaaaaatgagatggagaggaagacTCATAGCAAAGATAgtttgagagagggaaagagacagatgcagagacagagatagattaagaaaaaaaaatgagaaggtggAAACAGAGAAACTAACACTCCCAGCCTCCCTCCAAAGCCAAGGCATTTAAAATCCCCAGTAACAGACCCCTGCCTTCACAGGGGTCTGTCATCCTTCAGCTGAGGAGTGGGAGATGCGTGTGCAGGCCAAGTGGTCCAAGGGCCTAAGGAGGAAACCAGAGATAGAGTGCTGTATCTAGAAGGACCCCACAACATCCAGGGACTACCAGCTCCTTCTTTCACCCCTGATTCTAGTCTGGGATCTACTACTAGTTGATTCAATATATCACCTCAGGCAATTCTGGCTCCACCTCACCCAGCCTCACCTTCATAATCTGTCCTGAGCTGCctgccttttccttcccctcagcCTCCCCCGCCTACAAGAACACCTTCgatgaaggaaggaggaggtgCTCAGCAATCTGGACCCATACTGGTCTTTCCCCAGCTTGTCTGCCACAATATCCAAAGATCCACCTTTCGTTTATGCTTGCTTTGGGCTAAGGCATTAAAAAAGAGGGAGTCAGCAAAGGAAAGTGTCATGGCCTGGTGCACCCCAAGACCGGAGCACAGATCTGGACTCCAGCACTGGTTCACTGGGCAGGTCGCTACTTATTCCAGGCCTCCTTCTCTATAGAAAAGAGATGTGTAATAATATTTTCCCTGCATATCGCAAGGATATGCACATCAAAGGAGATCCAGAGGCAGAAGACTTTTACAAACTAGAAAGAGCTAGAGATGCCTGAGGTGGGATCAGATTGCAAACCCCTTTAGTAGAAAATCTCAGAACTCTTATTTCTAAGGCCTCTTAaggtttatataaatatacaataggTTTATTTTCATTAGATCACCTATGAGGTAGATAATACAATTATTATGTCATCCTCAGGAAGGTTGGGTGAAATTTGTACCCAGAGTCAGAACTTGAATTCACAGcttttcagtgctctttctattatcTATGTATGCATTTTAACCTAACTTTTCCCCTCTCCTACCCGCTGccctacctcccctccccaccagctCCACCAGACAAGGACTAAGACATCTAAAATTTCTGTCTACCGAGGCATTAAACATATGCGTttgtacacagtagatgcttaatgaatgtttgatgAATTAAGCAAAGTTGAATTACATCTCTATGCCTTACTTCCTACCTTGGATAGTCACTTAACTtatccatgcctcagtttccttatctgtaaaatgaaggggttggcctagatggcctctaaggttcttcccagatcctaatctatgatcctatgatcttcatTTGATTAagcatcatttattaaatacctactattgaCTGGGCCATGGGCTCGGGTCCATAGAAGAGGTTGAtgaaggaaatcaaggcccagccTGGGGAGTTCAGAGTCTTAGCAAGGGGCTGAGACAGGGACATCCTTGTCTGCAGTGCCAGGTAGGGTATGTTCTAGCCCATGGAAGGGGCCCTGTAAAAGTGCTACGAACTGAGGGATTAAAGAGGACCTGGGGGAGTGGTAAGCAAAGAAGACTTCCTGGGGGTGTCCCTTGAAGGATGGATAAGGTTTCAGTAGTTATTAGTGATAGGTAAGTACCTTCCTAGAGGAGGAAAAGGCTCATGTGAATGGTCAGGATGTATTGAGGGAGGTTGGTgaatcctcagttttgctggggatgggaggggagtctAGGAGAGTAGGGAAAGAAGCTGGAGCTGATGTAAGAGGCTGACTCCAGACTTTAGGTTGGGGACACTTTTTTGGGGGGCCAGGAGGAATAGTGATAGGTTCCTCAGTGGGGAAGGAAATGTTCAGATCTGGGCTGTCAGATGTCTATCCTGGACCTACCAATATATAAGATGGAAGGAGCAGAGCCCATTGAAaacatggaagctgatgaggacACTGATGcagccagagaggggaaggggcctGGAATCCTTGGCAGCCAGTGCCTTGCCCCCTCTGAGCGTATCTTGCTTCTGTTTTGGGTGTGTTCTGTATGTGTGCCTGTGACTTCCCCtgttagaacgtaagctccctgagggcaaagattgtttaGATTCTATCTTTATGACCCCCACACCCagcatagtccctggcatatgcaaggtgcttaataaatacttgtgcaTCGATTGATCAAGTGGAATGGCGGGTGAACAGTTATAAGAGactttgaggaggaagaaggaacagGATGTCAGGATTGACTGGGCATAGGAGGACACTTgccaaagaggcagctaggtggcacagtggatagagcactgggcctggagtcaggaagacctgagttcatctgGTCTCAGATCTGCACTTTCTAgttatgtcaccttgggcaagtcatttaacctctgtctgcctcagtttcctcaattgtaaaatagggataataacaagtatttacctcacagagttgttgtggggatcaaatgagatcatgttcaCAAGGcatttggcatagtgcctggcacatagtaggtgcttaataaatatttgttttcttctttctttctttctaaagacAATGTCTTTCCTATCCAGAGAACATGATTCTGAGGGGCTGGGAAGTAagtagggaaaaaggaagagttaATTGCCATAGGtacatggggaaaaaaatagaatgtcagaggtgaaaGGCCCCTTAGAATGTAGAACCTTAGAGCTGTAAGGACCCCAGAAGGTAGAatgttatagctggaagggatctttgagagctgagcccattttacagatggagaaactccATCTGTGACCCAGAGAAGGAAGGTCTCAAGGTCACTCAGCAAGTTAGTGGCATAATGAAGACTCATACCTGGGTCTCTTAAATCCcaggccagggctctttccaacACAGCACTCTCCTCCTCACCCGAGAATTTCCCTAGATTTGTTTATTCTAGGGTAGGCATTTAGTagattccatttcattcatccccagtataaagaaactgagacttaaaagGACCTATCCAAGCTCACATAGCGACCAAGAGATAGTAACTTGGCTAGAAAAATAGAACTCTTGGTCGTCTCTTTAGCTGCCCGCTGCCTGACCCTAACCCCAGGTTCCcaggaaataatcatttttccCCTATAACGACCTAAAGCCCTGGCTTGTCTTACCTGAATTATTTTGTTTGCAGCGTCCTGAAGCACACTGCTTGTCTGGAAAAGAATAAAACGGTGAAAATGGACAGAATCCTGGACTCTCTGAGTGGAAAGAAATCTCAGAAACTTCCTGGAGTGGATCTCTCACAGTCCTCGTGATTGgtggtcttcctgtctccctttGCAGACTTATAGTAAAGGGAAGGAAGCTCGTATATCCTGAGGCAGCCCACACCACCCCCAGAAAGCTTTAATTGTTGGGAAGCATTTATTTTAACTGATCCTAAACCTGTCCCTCATCAATTTCCACCCTtttgctcctagttctactctcTAGGGCCAAGCAGGACAGCTACAAGATAGGCGGCTactggatagactgctgggcctgaaattcagaagacctgagttcaaacacagcctcagacacttattagctatataaccctgggcaagtcacttacttaactgctgtctgcctcagtttccccaactgcaaaGTAGGGATAATAGCAGCTCCttcccatggttgttgtaaggctaaaatgagatcatatttataacgtgctttgcaaactttaaattgaTAATATAAATGTgcttgaaaagtgctttgtgcTATATAATGCTACTGCTCTTATTATCTGACCCTTCCTCCGAATCACAGACCTTCAAATCCTTAAAGAAAGCTACCATGCTTAGCCCAGGactgttcttctcctcatttcctcTAAATGTCCTCACATGACGTCATCCCCAGTTTCCTCACAATGCTGGTGGTTCTGTACTAAATGCTCCTATGAAGGTGTCAATGACGTCACTGGGGGTAGGGGAGTGCACAGaatgcacagagcactggacctggagtcagggagatccaagttcaaacccaacctcagacaccaaatagccgtgtgaccttggacgagttacttaatctctgtctgcctcagttccctcaactgtaaaatggggatattaatagtacccacctccagGGATTGTggttaagatcaaatgagatatttgtaaagtgctcagcaggGTGCCTGGAATAGAGCAGGTACTTAAcagaattccttccttccttccttccttccttccttccttccttccttccttccttcctttcttctttcctttcttccttccttcctgtagggtcctgggcaagtcacttaacatctctcaacctcagttccctcatctataaaatggagttgataacggcaccaacctcccagggttgttgaggataaaatgagtttcCTCATAATGTGCTTTGCTAACCTCCAAGTGCTATGTGAGAGCTAGCCATTGTTATCATGTCTTTCTGAAAATGTGGTGGCCAGAACTGTCCTCTAGCTGTGATCTGGCTGGGGCTGAAGACAGTGTGGCTTTCACTTCCTGAATTTTTGGACGGCAGTGCCTCTCTTTGCTCAatctaagattgcattagcttctTTAGGTAACACACCACACTGATgattcatgttgttgttgttcagtggtgtctgactctttgtgaccccatggatcctACCGTCCATGTGGTTTTGTTGGCAAGGACACgggagaggtttgtcatttccttctccagtggattaaggcaaacagaggttaagtgattgaccAAGATCTCATAggtaataggtgtctgaggctggatttgaacttaggtcttcctgactcaaggcccagcactctctccactgaactACCCAGCTGCCTCCTTGTTAACACATAGTGATTGTAGGATTTACAAGAACTTTTTCACAGGAATTCCTGTCCCACCATTACCACTGAGtggttgttttttggttgtttttttttttaacccaagtgcaGGAGTTTCACTAGAGGAGATTCCTGGGTCTTATGGGTACCCTGGGGGGTGCCAAGACAAGGCCCTGacaagtagatttccaggggatgGGGGTAGGGCATCAAGAGACCTGAGCTTTTGGGCAGAAGCCCAGACTGGTATATGCAAGGTGATCCAGAGTGGAGAAAGTTATCAAGGTACATTATGTATACCTGGTTTGGTCAAGGCAAGGGCCATGCCTCCCCTTCAAGACAAGGGCTCCCTAAGGCAGGGGTCATGTTTCTTCTCTCAGCCTTGGGGCTCCTGGAGAGTGAGGGTTATATTACCTTTGATATACTCGCAGTTAAAGGTGCTGAACTTGTCCTGGGCTTTGAGGTAGATACGAACTGGGCCTCGAGTCGGTACCGAGGCATTGACCACACGGAAAGTCTCATAGGGAGGAATCAGCACCTCCTCCTCCCCGGGGAAGAAGGAATAGCCCTTAATAACTACCCCCTGGCAAGTCCAGATGCCAAAGAAGGTGTCCTCTCCAAACTGGTGGGCAGCAGCACCCATaagggaagctgaggcaaaggCTCCTAGACGAACGGTGGCCCCTGGTCCCACAGGCCGGAAGCGTACCCCGTGTATTCCCCGGTAGACCTGATGGCACCTGGGCTGCTGCCCTGAGCCCAGCAGTCTCAGAGCCTCTGTGAGCAGGAAGTGAAGTGTCTTAAAAGGAAAGTATCGGAGGTAATAGGCCCGGGATCTGCCAGCCTCTCTCACCGCTGCGTTGAACTCTCGGTGCAGGGGGCTATTGGCTGTGTAGGCCAGGAGGGCCACGGCATGTTCATCCCTGAAGCCTGGCGGTGGCAGTCTTCTAGAGGTAGGGGTCCCCTTTAGCTCCCAGTCCCGGCGCTCTTGCCAACGGGCAGCTGCTGATTTCCAGGCCTCAGCATAGACGGGGCTTGCATTGAACTCAGTTTGGTTGAGGTCAGGGAGGGCCGCTTCCATGGCTGCTACACAGCCTGCATACTGGTCATCAAAGGAGGCTGGTGCCATGTCCAGCGGGGACTCTCGTGAGAAGAGGTCATGGCCAGAGACCTGGTGACTCCAGGCCTACAAAGGAGGAAGTGTCACGATGTTTCAGCCCCAGTCCGGTCTTCACCTCCATGGCCCCAGAGCCATAACCTGTCTCCAGGACAGCTAAGGACAAAAGGCACAGCTCAAAGGGATTAGGGGCTGAGAGCATCTGACCAGAAgctcttgaggacaggggcctTGTCTTCTTTTCAGACCAAGgactctctgagggcagagaccatgtccCTCCCCTCAGAATGGGGCCCACCTGAGGACAAGGGTcggcttttctccttcctctatcTCAGCTGGGGACAGAGGCATGCATGTACCTTTGGGGTTTCCATGAGAAGAAAGGCTGCCAGTAACAGGGATGCAACCGTGTGGGCCTGCATTGTCCGTCTGTCTGCCATCCCCCTGAGAGCCAAGGTCAGAGCCAGGAGGAtctggagggaaagaagaggaggcaaGAAGAAGCTGGACCTGAAGGTTCTTATTTTCCCtcctcatagaatcatagatttagagctagaaaggaacctCTATGGCATCTAGTCCcaccttctttattttacagatgacgaagcTGAGACCCAATGAGTctaaatgatttgaccaagatCTTGCAGGTGGTAAATGAAACAGCCAGGATTCTAAACCAGCTCCTCTG
This Trichosurus vulpecula isolate mTriVul1 chromosome 2, mTriVul1.pri, whole genome shotgun sequence DNA region includes the following protein-coding sequences:
- the ART1 gene encoding GPI-linked NAD(P)(+)--arginine ADP-ribosyltransferase 1, with translation MADRRTMQAHTVASLLLAAFLLMETPKAWSHQVSGHDLFSRESPLDMAPASFDDQYAGCVAAMEAALPDLNQTEFNASPVYAEAWKSAAARWQERRDWELKGTPTSRRLPPPGFRDEHAVALLAYTANSPLHREFNAAVREAGRSRAYYLRYFPFKTLHFLLTEALRLLGSGQQPRCHQVYRGIHGVRFRPVGPGATVRLGAFASASLMGAAAHQFGEDTFFGIWTCQGVVIKGYSFFPGEEEVLIPPYETFRVVNASVPTRGPVRIYLKAQDKFSTFNCEYIKDKQCASGRCKQNNSAPGMRMEPFSPSQQLLLLLWLLMMLIFLDPPSLH